In the Neisseria sp. KEM232 genome, GCTAGCCGAATTGGCCGACTGCGTGCTCAACGTGTTCACACAGGAAGACAGCGAACGCTACACACCGATGGTGTCGCGCCTGCTGCAACTGACCGTCATCGACATCCTCGCCATCGGCCTCGCCCTGCGCCTGGGCGAAACCGCCAGCCTGCAACTGGAAAAAGGCAAACGCAGCCTGCAAGGGCGGCATGTGGACGCGGGCAGGGGCAAAAGTCAAGAGGCCGTCTGAAAACGCCGAAACGAAAAAGGCCGTCTGAAAACCCCGTTTCGGGTTTTCAGACGGCCTATTGTTGTGCACGGCGGATTCGATGCTTTCAGACGGCCTGCGGCTTGTTTTTTGAGGCCGTTCCCGCCTTCGCGGGAATGACGTTTCTGAAACCCGTCGGAACAACAGCGTTCCCTCTCCCGCGCTTGCGGCGCAGGGGAGGGAGTTTGGTGCGCGCGGGGTTTTCGGTTCCAACCGCCGCACGTTCAGTCGGCAAACGGTTTCTGCTGCCAGTAAAAGCGTTTGGGCTGCCATTGGCGTGCGCTCAGGGTTTGGCCGCCGCTGTCGAACAGCCATGCGCCTTGTCGGTCGGTGCGCAGCAGGTGTGCGCCGTGGGCGGACAGGCGGGTTTGCACTTCGCGGGCGGGGTGGCCGTAGGGATTGCCGAAGCCTGCCGAGGCGACGGCGTAATCGGGCGATACGGCGTTGACAAACGCGCCCGACGACGAGCCTTTGCTGCCGTGGTGTCCCAACACCAACACCTGCGAGCGCAGGGCGTCGCCGTAGCGGCGTACCAGTTCGGCCTCACCGCGCGTGTCCAAGTCGCCCGTTACCAGCACCGCCGTTTCCCCCGCCAGCACGCGCAGCACGCAGCTTTGACCGTTGTCGCCCGCGCCGCCCGCGCCCGTGTCCAAAAGCTCGAAGCGCACGCCGTCCCATTCCCATGCCGTTTCCTCGCGGCAGCTTTGCGCCTGCGGGTAAAACTCCGGCTGTCCGGCCAGCACGGCGCGCGGGCGCAGGGCGGCTGTGAGCAGCGGCGCGCCGCCGTCGTGGTCGGCATCGTGGTGCGACAAAAGCAGCACGTCCGGCCGCCGCACGCCGAGCGCGCGCAGGACGGGCAGGGTCTGCATCTGCGCCGCACCCTCCGTGCCCGTATCGAACAGGAGGACGTGCGAGGCCGTCTGAAAATACACCGACAAACCCTGTCCGACATCGATCACGACGGTTTTCAGACGGCCTTGTTCGGGCGGCGCGGGGCGGTAGAAGACAAAGCCCGCCAGCACCAGCGCCGCCCACGGCCGCAAGCCCGCGCCGCGCGGCAGCAGCCACACGCAGGCCGCCGCAGCCGCCAGCGCGGACAGCGGCCACGGCGCGGCGGCCACGCCCCATTCGGGCGCGTAATCCGCCAGCCAAGCCAGCGTCTGCAAAGTCTGTTCGCCCAGCCATGATGCCGCGTATTGCAGCGGGTAAAACGGCAGCAGCGACGCCGCCAACGCCAGCGGCACCAGCACCCAGGAAAACCACGGAATCATCGGCGCGTTTGCCAGCGGCGAGGCAAGGGGCAGGGCGGCAAACAGCCAGCCCGTTGCCACCGACGAGGCCAGCGTCGCCGCCCACTGCCCGCGCAGGGCGGCAAGCGGCCAAGAACGCCTGCCCGTGCGCCACGAGTCCGCCCACAGCAGAGACGCCACCAAACCGAAGGACAGCCAGCTTCCCACCGCGAGTGCCGCCGAGGGGTCGAGCAGCAAAACCAAAGCCAGCGCAAACCACCAGCCGCGCCAGGCCGAAGCCGCGCCGCCCGCCGCCCACGCGGCCGCCACCGCCGCCACCATCAGCAGCGAGCGCAGCGTCGGCACGGCAAAACCCGCCAGCGCCGTGTAAAACAAGGCCGCCGCCACGCCCGCCGCCAGCAGCCAAACCTTCGGCCGGCGCGGCGCAACGGGCAGTACGAGCAGCAGCCTTTTTGCCAGCCATGCCGCCAGCAGCGCCACCATCGACACGTGCAGCCCCGACACGCTTACCAGATGGTTCAGCCCCAGCGGGCGGAAAGCCTGCCACCATTCGCCGCGCAACGCGTCCTGTTCGCCGACGGCCAACGCCCGCATCAGTGCCGCGCCGTCGGCCGTTTCCTGCGGCATCCGCCGCCAGCTTGCGCTGACGGCTGCGCGCAGGCGCAGGAGGCCGTCTGAAAGGCCGTCTGCAAACCCCAGCGCCTGCCGATCGGCACCCGCCGTCGCCAGCGCGTCGATGCCGTTGGCCAGCGCCCATGCCTCGCGGCCGAAACCGCGCGCGTTGTTCTCGCCGACGGGGGCGCGCATCCGCAGGTTCAGCCGCCACACGCTGCCTGCAGGCCAGTCGCGGCGGCGGTAGTCGGCCAGCTGCACGCGGTAGCTTCGTCCGTCGTCCGCCACCGCTTCGGCGCTAAAGCGCACCCGCCGCCCGTCGTCCTGCGCCAGCCCCGTCACGCGCACCGCCGCCGCCAGCGTCTCGCCCTGTTTTTCAGACGGCCACCGCTGCGCCAACGCCAGCTCCGTGCGCCACACGCCGTAAGCCGCGCCGACAAGCAGCAGCAAAAGCAGCAAACCCGCGCGTTTCCACCGCAGCAGAGCCGCCGCCGCGCAGCAGAAAGCCGCCGCCCACGCAGCGGGCGGCGGCACAAAGGGCAGGGCGAACGACAGCAGTACGCCGGTGGCGAAAGCGGGCAGTAGGTAAAAGGGCACGGCGGCTCCTGTCGGCTTGGCTTGATGGTTGGGAAAAGGCCGTTCCTGCCTGTGCGTAAATGAGGTTTCCGGAACGGTGGCGGGATAAATTTTCCGATAGCGGCACGTTTCGGGATGCCGGTGTTGTTGAGGCCGTCTGAAAGCGCGGATCGGGTTTTCAGACGGCCTTTGTGGGTGTGTGCCACATCAGGCGCGCGTTCTTTGCCGTTTGAGAGGCCGTCTGAAACCGTCCCAAAGCCGTTTCGGCTTTGCCGAAGCTGTGCTTTCGGAAACGCCGTCACCGCGTTTGTGTCCCGAGGGAGTGTCGGCGGGAGCGGCTTTTGGGGTTTTCAGACGGCCTTTGAGGTTCTGAAACTGCGTGCGTCGCGGGCGGCACACCCTGCGCCATACGGGTCGGGCCGGTTTTTTAACAGTCCGCAAACAAATCATTCAGCCCTTCGGAGATGGTCGGGTGGGTGAAGATTTGGTTTTTCAGGTAGGCGGCGGGGACGCGGAAATCCATTGCCATTTTGATTTGGTTGATGATTTCGTGCGCTTCGGCGCAGAACAGGGTTACGCCGAGGATTTCGCCGCTGTGCGCGTCCACCACGGCTTTGAGCAGGCCGTCGGTTTGGTTGAGCACTTTGGCTTTCGTGATCGCGTCGGCTTTCAGTTTCAACACTTTCACGTCGCGCCCCGACTGCTGCGCGGCGGTTTCGGTTAGGCCGATGTGGGCGAGCGGCGGCTCGGTGAAGGTGGCGGTCGGGAACGGGGCGCGGTCGGCGCGGTGGCGTTTGCCGTCGCCGAAAAGCTGTTCGCGCACGATGCGGTAGTCGTCCAGCGAGATGTAGGTGAACATCGGGCTGCCCGCCACGTCGCCCATCGCCCAAATGTAGTCTTTGCCCTGCACGCGCAGGTAGTCGTCAACGAGAATGAAGCCGCGCGGATCGGTTTCGATGCCCGCGTTCGCCAGTCCCAGGCCCTGCGTGTTCGGCACGCGGCCTACGCCCACCAGCACCGCATCGGCGGTAAATTCGCCTTGCGAGGTGATGACGCTGGTGTCCGCCGCGTTGTCGCGGATGTCTTCTATCTTCACGCTTTGTAACACTTTGATTCCCTTGCTGTTTAACACGCGCAGCATTTCTTCGGCGATATCGCGGTCTTCGCGCGGCAGGAAGGTGTCGCCGCCGTCGAGAATCGTGATTTCGCTGCCGAAAGCGCGGAACATAAAGGCGAATTCCAGGCCGATGTAGCCGCCGCCGATGATGACGAGGCGGCGCGGATGCTCGTTCAGCGCGAGCACGCCGGTGCTGTCGAGCACGCGCGGGCTGTCTTCGCCTGCCACGCCCAAACGGCGCGGTGTTGCGCCGGTGTTGATGAAAATGCGTTCGGCGGTGATCGTTTGTTCGCTGCCGTCTGCGCCAGTGAGTTTGACCGTGCGATCGTCGATAAACTCGGCGCGGGCGTTGATGACGGTAACGTTGTCCAGATTGTCCAATTTGGCGAAATTGGCGGCACGCAGTTTGGGAATCAGGGTGTTTTTCGCGTTCATCGCCGCGTCAAACACGGCGGCTTTGTCGGCGTTATGCCCGCGCTGCTCGCCTTCGACAATCAGTTTTTTGCTGGGAATGCAGCCGATGTTGATGCAGGTGCCGCCGTACATCTGCGCCGACTGCTCGACCAACACGACCTGCTGCCCGTGTTTCGCCAAATCCGCCGCCAGCGTTTTGCCTGCCTTGCCGAAGCCGATGATGAGGTTTTGTGTGTGCATAATGTTGTCTCCGTTGAATAAAAATGATGGGTCTGTTGGGATGTCCGGCTGAAAACTGCAGCCGGTTTTTGCAGGTTTTGTAGCGCCCTGCGGCGCACGTGTTCTTTGCCGTTTGATAGGTCGTCTGAAATCTTCCCGATGCCGTTTCGGCTTTGCCGAAGCTGCGCTTTTAGAAACGCCATCTCCGCGTTTTTGCCTCGAAGGGGTGCCGGAGGGAGCGGCTTTGGGTTTTCAGACGGCCTGCGTTTGTTTTTCAGCAAGCGATGGCAGGCTTTTCAATCCGCTTCTTCGTCGTATTCCTCCTGCGTGGCCAGACGGATGCCGCTTTTTTGCAACTCGGCAAGGAGGGCGGGGGGCGGGTTGAGGTTTTCGAGGCCGGTGATGCGTTTGAGATGGGGCAGGCGGGGGAGGTCTGCGGCGGCGGCTTGGGTGATGGGGAGCATTTGGTCGCAGCCGGGGTCGTAATACGGCCACAGTTCGGCGTAAAGCGGGGAGCAGCCGTCTTCGATATGGAGTTCTTCTACGGTGGCGAGCATCTCGGGCGGGATGTCGAGCCGGGTGAAGTAGTCGAGGATTTCGGGCACGGGGGCGTAGCCGTCGGTGTCGCGGCTGATGACGCGCGTTTCGCAGTCTGCGGCGAAGCGGTCGAAGTTGAGGCGGGGGGCGAGGGTGTTTTGCCGGTACATCAGTTCGTCGATTACGGCGAGTTTGAGGGCGGTGTCGCGGAACGGGGTTTGCGGCGGCGCGGCTTTGGCGGCTTTGGCGGGTTTGGACGGTTTGGCGGCAGGCAGTAGGCCGCGCAGGGCGGCGGCGGCGGGGGTGTCGGGGGCGGCTTCGGCGAGCAGGCGGATGTTTTCGCGTACGGGGCGGCTGCGTTTGAGCCATTTGATGAGGCCGGGTCGGGTGTCGGCGGTGTCATCCGCGCCGTTTTCCGTCAAATCGAATTCTTCCAACACTTGCTGTTGCAGGATTTCGGTTTGCGCGGCATCGCATTGCGGCAGGGCAGCTTTCAGGATGGCGGCGGCGTTTTGGTAGGGGTAGCTGTCGGTGTCGCCGTCGCCGAACATTTGGCTGAGGCAGTAGTCCTGCCGGTTTTGCGCGCCAAGGGCAAGCAGGGCGGCGAAGGCGGCGATGGGGTCGGGGGCTTGTTCGAGGTAGCTTTCAAAGAAGCTGCTGTATTGTTCGGGAAAGCGTTGCAGGTAGGGGCGGACGAGGGCGGCGGCAGGAATGAAATTTTCAGGCTGGTCGTGGGTGCTGTGGTGGAAGTAGAGGTCGAGCAGGCTGCCGAGCCAGTTTGCGGCGCGGCTTTCGGGCGGCAGCGGGGCGGCGGTGGCAGCGGCGAGGTGTTCGGCAAGTTGCGCGCCATATTGGGCGAGGACTTCGCCGGTTTGGCGGGTGTTGTCATAGCGTTCGGCGATGAATTTGCGTTGGGCAAACAGGGCGGCGAATTCGTCCAAGCCCTGCCATTGTTGCCACTGCTGCGCGGCGGCCTGTTGGAGGATGGGGAACAGGAAGGTGTAGTAGTGGCGCAAATCGGCTATCGGGTGCTGCTCGAAGTATTTGAGCCATTCGCGGCGCACGGCTTTGCGGGATGCGGGGTCTTGTTGGAGTTGGGCGAGGTTGCGGCCGAGCATGGAGGCCAGGGGGTTGGGCTCGGGCGGGGGTGTGCCGCTGTGGCCGTCTGAAAGTTTGGCGGCGGGGTTGGTTTTTTTGCGGAAGAAGGAGAACATGGCGGGCTGGCTTTTTGCGTGAGGTGGTAAAGTCGGGCGGGGTGGTTCGGGCGGCTTTGGGCTGTATGGCGGGAAACGCGTGCGGTGTGGCAGATTTATCCGGCAGCGCATCCAGACCGCGTGCGTCGCTTGCGCCACACCCTGACTTAGCGGCGGAGGCCGTCTGAAAAACGTTTTTCAGACGGCCTTTGCTGTTTCAGACGGCCTTTTTCTTTTTTGCGGGGGCGGGTTTGCTTTTGCCGGTTTCGGCGGCGGGTTTGTCGGAGATGCCGAGGCGGCGCAGGGTGTCGTTCAGGACATGGGTGTTGCCGCCGGCGGCACGCCCTTGTTTGAAGGTTTCGCGGGCTTCGTCTTTGCGGCCGAGTGTCCACAGGACTTCGCCCAGGTGGGCGGCAACTTCGGCTTCGGGGTGTTCTTTGAAGGCGTATTGCAGGTAGGGTAGGGCGGCTTCGGGGTCGCCTTTGAGGAAGTAGGCCCAGCCGAGGCTGTCGTTAATGGCGGGCTCTTCGGGCAGTTGTTCGAAGGCGGCGCTGATGAGGGGGAAGGCTTCTTCGATTTGGGGGGCGGGCAGGGTGAGCAGGGTGTAGCCGAGGGCGTTTTGCGCGTTGGGGTTGCCGGGGGAGAGCTCGAGGTAGCGGCGCAGGTCGGCGACGGCTTTGGCGGGTTGGCCGAGGCGGTCGCTGTAGATCATGGCGCGCTGGTAGAGGATGCTGCCGAGCATTTCGGCATTGCCGGGCTGTTTGGCTGTGCGCTCGTAGAGGCGGTTGAGTTCGGCGAGCGCCTGTTTGGCGTTGCTGCTGTGGCCGAGGACGACGAGTTCAAGACCGGTGAGGTGACCCGTGTCGAAGAAGCGGCCCTGGCGGGCGGTCATGCTGCGGGCGCGGCGGACTTCGGCGGCGGCCTGCGGCCATTTTTGTTCTTCGGCATAAAGCGAGGCGGCAAGAACGGCTTTGTCGAAGGCGTAGTCGGGGGAGTGGATTTTGTCGAGCCAGCCATGTGCTTCGGTGTAGCGTTTGTTATCGGCGTTGCGCATGACGGCGATGACGGCGGCACGACTTTGCTGCTCCTGTGTGCCGGTTTGGTAGGCTTTGGTGAGGTAGGTGAGGATTTCGTCGAGCGGGGCTTGGCGTCCGGCGGACAGGAGGGCGGCTTGGATGTAGAGGTCGGCGTTGGGGCGTTTGTCGATGAGTTCGCGCAGGAGTTTGCCGGCCTCTTCTTTTTTGTTGGCGAAGATGAGGGCTTCGACTTGGAGTTCCTGCCAGACGGGGGAGAGTTTGGCGGTGTCGGTTTCGGCGAAGAAGCGGTTGATGATGTCGGGTTTGCGCTGACCGATCAGGCGCATGGTGAGGTAGGTGGGGGGGAGGATGTCGCTGTCGAGCGCGGCCAGGCGCTGCAGTGCCTGCACGGAGGCGTCGGTTTTGTCGTTGAGGGCGCTGAGGATGGCGTCGGCGATGACGGCGTCCGGTTTGTCGGGATAGGCTTTGGCGCGGTTGTGGACGGGTTCTTCCATGAGTTTGGCCACGGCGGGGTTTTGTGCGGCGGTTTGGGCGGTGAGCAGGAAGATGCGGCTGCGCTGGCTTTCGTCGGCGCCTTCGAGGGCGGCGTCGAAGCCGTCGCGGGCGTTGGCATAGTGGCCGCGCACCATGTCGCGCATCCAGGTGATGCGTTTGAGGGCGGGGCCGGGGACGGGTTCGATTTTCAGCCAGCGCTGGTAGATTTGTTCGGCCTGTTCGTAAGCGCCGAGGCCGACGGCCATGTCCATTGCGCGTTCGGCTACTTCGGGGTCGCGGGTGCGTTCGAGCATGACGAGATAGGTACCCAGGGCGGTGGCGGGGTCGCCTTTGTGCAGGGCGATTTCGGCGCCGAAGAGGGTGAAGGCGTCGTTGGTACGTTTGACGACGGCTTCGCGGCGGGCGGCTTCAGCGGCGTCGATGGTGATGTGGCGGTGGCTGCCGACTTTGGTAACGGGGCGGCTGCCTGTACCGGCGGCATGGAGCGCGGGAGCGGCGAGTGTCAGCAGGAGGGCGAGGGCGGCGGGGCGCAGGCGGGATTTTTTGTCGGACATGGTGTTCTCGGTGGATGCAAAGGGGCGGGGTGGTGGTGCGGGCTTTGCCGCAGCGGTGTTTTAACTTCGTTGAAACTTCGCTTTCAGACGGCCTGTAACGGGAAAGGAGCTACTTTAACATACGGCGGAATGAATTTTATAGTGATTGGCTTGCAGAGAGCGGTTTGCCGTTTGCGGCGGGCGGATGTGAAAACTGCGCCGGAAAGTGCAAAGGTACTTTCCGGCGCAGTTTGCGGTTGCTGCGGATGCGGCGTCAGTCGAGCTTGCCGTGGCAGTGTTTGTATTTCAGGCCGCTGCCGCAGGGGCAGGGGTCGTTGCGGTGGACGACGATACCGCGCGCGGCCAGCGCTTCGGGGGTGTAGCTGCTGCTGTCGGCATTCGGATCGAAGGCTTCGGCGGCCAGCCCGCTGCGTGACTGCGACAGCACTTCTTCCATATCGGGCGCGTCGGCTTGGAAGGCGTGGGCGTTCAGATCGGCCAAGTCGGCAGGTTCGCTCTCCTGCGCCAGCGGCTCGTCCATACGAACCTGTACGGAAGCCAGTATCGAGGCGATTTGGTATTTAATGCCGTTCCACAGGTTTTGGAACATTTCGAAGGCTTCGCGTTTGTATTCCTGCTTGGGGTTTTTCTGGGCGTAGCCGCGCAGGTGGATACCGTGGCGCAGGTAGTCCATGGCAGAGAGGTGGTCGCGCCACTGGGTATCGATGACTTGCAGCATGACGTTGCGCTCGTACTGGCGCATTTCGTTTTCGTCGACGAGGGCGGTTTTGTCGCTGTAATCCTGTTCCATTTGCGAGAGCAGACGCTCTTTCACGTCTTGGTTGTCGAGCGTGTTGTCTTCTTTCAGCCAGCCCTGAATGTCGGCGTGCAGGCGGAAATCGGCAGCGAGTCGGGCTTCCAGGCCGGGCAGATCCCATTGTTCTTCCATGCTGTCGGGCGGCATATGGGTATCGACCAGCGAGGAAACGGTTTCGGTGCGGAATTCTTTGCCCAGATCGCTGATGCTGTCGGATGCGAGGATGTCGTTGCGCTGGAAGTAGATGACTTTGCGCTGGTCGTTGGCGATGTCGTCGTATTCCAAAACCTGTTTGCGCATATCGAAGTTGCGTCCTTCGACTTTGCGCTGCGCGCCTTCGATCTGGCGGGTAAGCATGCCCGCTTCGATGGCTACGCCGCGCTCGGGTGCGAGGCGGTTGAGGATGGCGGCGGCGCGGTCGAGGGCGAAGAGGCGCAGGAGCGGGTCTTCAAACGAGAGGTAGAAGCGGCTGGAACCGGGGTCGCCCTGACGTCCGGCGCGGCCGCGCAGCTGGTTGTCGATGCGGCGGCTTTCGTGGCGTTCGGTGCCGATGATGTGCAGGCCGCCCGCTTCCATGACTTTGTCGTGTTCTTCCTGCCAGCCGTTTTCCAAGGCGGAAATTTTGGCGGCTTTTTCTTCTTCGCTCAGGCTCTCGTCGGCTCGAATGGCGTCGGACTGGTGTTTGACGTTGCCGCCGAGCACGATGTCGGTACCGCGTCCGGCCATATTGGTGGCGACGGTAATCGCGCCGACTTTGCCCGCCTGCGCCACAATCAGCGCTTCGCGCTGGTGTTCTTTGGCGTTCAGAACGTTGTGCGGAATGCCCTGTTGGCGCAGCAGGGTGGAAACGAGTTCGGAATTTTCGATGCTGGTGGTGCCGACGAGTACGGGTTGGCCGCGGTTGAAGCATTCGATGATGTCTTTGACGACGGCTTCGTATTTCTCTTCCGACGAGCGGAAAATCTGGTCGTTGAAGTCTTTGCGCTGAATCGGGCGGTTGGTCGGGATGATGACGGTTTCCAGATTGTAGATACTTTGGAATTCGAAGGCTTCGGTGTCGGCCGTGCCGGTCATGCCGGAGAGTTTGGTGTAGAGGCGGAAGTAGTTTTGGAAGGTAATCGAAGCGAGGGTTTGGTTTTCGCGTTTGATTTCCACGCCTTCTTTGGCTTCGACAGCCTGATGCAGGCCGTCCGACCAGCGGCGGCCGGACATCAGACGGCCTGTGAATTCGTCGACGATGACGATTTCGCCGTCCTGAATCACATAGTGCTGGTCTTTGTGGAACAGGGAATGCGCGCGCAGGGCGGCCATCAGGTGGTGCATCAGGGAGATATTGGATACGGCGTAGAGCGAATCGCCTTCGGCCAGCAGACCCATGCGCGTCAGGATGGTTTCGGCGTGTTCGTGGCCGGTTTCGCTGAGCAGGACGCTGTGGTTTTTCTCGTCAACCCAGTAATCGCCTTCGCCTTCTTCGGTTTCCTGACGGAACAGCTGCGGGGGGACTTGGTTCATGATTTCGTACAGGCTGACGTTGTCGTCGGCCTGGCCGGAGATAATCAGCGGCGTGCGTGCTTCGTCGATGAGGATGGAGTCCACTTCGTCCACGACGGCGAAATTCAGTTCGCGTTGCACTTTGTCGTATTGGTTGACGACCATATTGTCGCGCAGGTAGTCGAAACCGAACTCGTTGTTGGTGCCGTAGGTGATGTCGGCGCCGTATGCAGTTTGGCGTTGGAAGGGGTCGAGATCGCTGATGATGACGCCGACTTCGAGGCCGAGGAAGTTGTAGAGCGGGCGCATGGTTGCCGCGTCGCGCTGTGCCAGGTAGTCGTTGACGGTGACGACGTGCACGCCTTTGCCCGAAAGGGCGTTCAGATACACGGGCAGGGTGGCCACCAGGGTTTTGCCCTCACCGGTACGCATTTCGGCGATTTTGCCGTAGTGCAGCACCATGCCGCCGATCAGCTGGACGTCGAAATGGCGCATGCCGAGCACGCGCCTGGAAGCTTCGCGGCAGACGGCGAAGGCTTCGGGCAGAATGTCGTCCAAATTTGCGCCATCGGCGATGCGCTGTTTGAATTCGGCGGTTTTGCCTTGCAGCGCGGCATCGTCGAGCGCCTGGATGCCTGCTTCCAATTCGTTGATTTTTGCTACGGTTTTCCGGTATTGCTTCAGCAGACGGTCATTGCGGCTGCCGAATACTTTTTTCGCTAGTTGGGTAAGCATGGATTTCTGAACCTGTTTTTAGAGGCGGTAACGGCGCATTTTAACACAGGCCGTCTGAAATAAATAATCCGCCCGCATGGGGTGCGGGCGGTTACGGATGCTTTGTTTTTCGTGGAAACGGGGCTTGGTTGGCCTGCGGCGGTGTTTCGCTTTCAGACGGCCTTTTCCGTTTTGCGGCGTGAGGCCGTCTGAAAGGTTCAGACGGCCTTTTGTCATTTTGTTTGTTCCGTTGCGGCTGGGGCGACGGTAAACGCGGCCTGTATCAGTCCAGCCAGTTCCAGTTCGAGTCTGTCGCCGCCGTTCAGACGGCCGACGCCCGCCGGTGTGCCGGTAAACACCAGATCGCCGCGGCGCAGGCCGTAGGTTTGTGCGAGATGGCAGAGAATTTCGGGCAGGCTGTAAATCATCAGGGTCGTGTCGCCCTGCTGGCGCAGGATGCCGTTTTGCCGGAAGGAGAAGCGGGTGTGCAGCGGGTCGGGCAGGCGGCTGGCAGGCAGGAAGTCCGATACGCAGGCCGCGCCTTTGAAGCCTTTGGCTTTTGTCCACGGCAGGCCTTTGCTTTTCGCTTCGGCTTGTATGTCGCGGGCGGTGAGGTCGAGGCCGACGGCGTAGCCTTCGATCAGGGTGAGGGCGTCGTTTTCGTTTAAGTTGTCGGCGTTGCTGCCGATCAGCAGCACCAGCTCGGCTTCGTAATGCACGTCGGCGCTGTATGCGGGCAGGCGGATTTGCGCGCCGCTGCGCAGGAGGGCGGAATTGGGTTTGAGGAAAACCAGCGGTTCGGTCGGGGTTTCGTTTTGCAGCTCGGCGATGTGGTCTACATAGTTGCGGCCGATGCAGTAGATGTTGTTGGAGCGGACGGAGCGGGAGTCGAGCAGGATGTCGGTCATGGCGTTTCCTTTTGTTTGCGGACGGGGCGGAAGGTTTGTTTCAGACGGTCTTTTATCGGGCGCTTTGCTTTTTCAGACGGCCTGAGGCCGTCTGAAAAGGCGTGTGGCGGGCGGATTGTAGCGTGTTTGCCGGACAAAAAAACGGCATACCGTTTTTGCGGTATGCCGTGGCAGGGTGCAGGGTTGCTGCTTGTTTGGCAGTGGTTTGCAGCGGCGGTTTGTTCCGCCTTAGTCCTCTTGCGCCCCGAGTTGGAGGTAGTTGGCCAAACCTGTTTTGGCGATGAGTTCCTGCTGGGTTTCGAGCCAGTCGATGTGCTCTTCGTTGATGTTTTTGTGTTTTTCCAGCAATGCGCGGCTGACGTAGTCCTGATGCTCTTCGCACACGGCGATGGCGGCGGAGAGTGCGGCGTGTTTTTCGTTTTCTTTCGCCAGGTCGCATTTGATGATTTCTTCGGTGTTTTCGCCGATGAGCAGCTTGCCCAGCTCTTGCAGGTTGGGCAGGCCTTCAAGCAGGAGGATGCGCTCGATCAGGTCGTCGGCCGATTTCATTTCGCGGATCGACTGTTTGTAGAAGTGTTCCGACAGTTCTTCCAAACCCCAGTTTTTCAGGATGCGGGCGTGGAGGAAATATTGGTTGATGGTTACCAGCAGGAGGCCGAGGTTTTTATTCAGCTCGCGGATAACGGTGCGTTCGCCTTGCATGTTTCTTTCCTTGTTCGGTTGCCGAGGGCTTTACAGCTGGCTTTGGGTGTAGTTTTCCAAGCCCATCAGGTCGATCAGGCGCAGCTGCTGTTCCAGCCAGTGGGCGTGGTCTTCTTCGGTGTCGGCAAGCTGTTTGACCATGATGTCGCGGGTAACGTAGTCCTGTTTTTCCTCGCACAGTTTGATGCCTTTTTTCAGAGCGGCGCGCACTTCGAATTCGGTGTTCAGGTCGGCTTTGAGCATGGAGGGCAGGTCGCTGCCGATATTGAGTGCGGAAGGCACCATTTTCGGTGTGCCGCCCAGCATCAGGATGCGGCGGATAAACTGTTCGGCGTGCTCGGTTTCTTCAACCATTTCGTGGCCGAGGCGCTCGAAAAGTTTGTTGTAGCCCCATTCGGCATACATGCGGGAATGGATGAAGTATTGGTCGCGCGCGGCCAATTCGCCCGCCAGAAGTTCGTTCATATAGTCGATGACTGCTTTGTCGCCTTGCATAATTTTGTTTCCTTGTTTGTTCGGATTAAAAAAAACGGTGTGGTTTGGGTTTGGCAGAAGGTTTGTGTTCCGCCTTGTTTCGGGCGGCGTTTTTTTGAATGGGCGCATTCTAGCAGCGCCAAAACGCAATGCAACTTTCCTTTTAAAATACAAACAATTATCAAGAGAAAGGCAAAGGGATGAAGAAGGCCGTCTGAAAGTATTGTTTTGTTTCCTTTGGGGTTTTAATCCGTTTGATTTTAATAAAAGCTCTCAATAAATTTTGTTATTTACATAGTTTAACCAAATACAAAAAAGCGCCCGCGCAACAGCCTTTTGCGCACGGTAAAAATCCGACCCTGCGGCGGCAAAGTGCTATAATCCGCCGCTTTTCCATTCCGTAAACAAAAGTACAAGAACCCATGAAACA is a window encoding:
- a CDS encoding FAD-dependent oxidoreductase, producing the protein MHTQNLIIGFGKAGKTLAADLAKHGQQVVLVEQSAQMYGGTCINIGCIPSKKLIVEGEQRGHNADKAAVFDAAMNAKNTLIPKLRAANFAKLDNLDNVTVINARAEFIDDRTVKLTGADGSEQTITAERIFINTGATPRRLGVAGEDSPRVLDSTGVLALNEHPRRLVIIGGGYIGLEFAFMFRAFGSEITILDGGDTFLPREDRDIAEEMLRVLNSKGIKVLQSVKIEDIRDNAADTSVITSQGEFTADAVLVGVGRVPNTQGLGLANAGIETDPRGFILVDDYLRVQGKDYIWAMGDVAGSPMFTYISLDDYRIVREQLFGDGKRHRADRAPFPTATFTEPPLAHIGLTETAAQQSGRDVKVLKLKADAITKAKVLNQTDGLLKAVVDAHSGEILGVTLFCAEAHEIINQIKMAMDFRVPAAYLKNQIFTHPTISEGLNDLFADC
- a CDS encoding tetratricopeptide repeat protein; its protein translation is MSDKKSRLRPAALALLLTLAAPALHAAGTGSRPVTKVGSHRHITIDAAEAARREAVVKRTNDAFTLFGAEIALHKGDPATALGTYLVMLERTRDPEVAERAMDMAVGLGAYEQAEQIYQRWLKIEPVPGPALKRITWMRDMVRGHYANARDGFDAALEGADESQRSRIFLLTAQTAAQNPAVAKLMEEPVHNRAKAYPDKPDAVIADAILSALNDKTDASVQALQRLAALDSDILPPTYLTMRLIGQRKPDIINRFFAETDTAKLSPVWQELQVEALIFANKKEEAGKLLRELIDKRPNADLYIQAALLSAGRQAPLDEILTYLTKAYQTGTQEQQSRAAVIAVMRNADNKRYTEAHGWLDKIHSPDYAFDKAVLAASLYAEEQKWPQAAAEVRRARSMTARQGRFFDTGHLTGLELVVLGHSSNAKQALAELNRLYERTAKQPGNAEMLGSILYQRAMIYSDRLGQPAKAVADLRRYLELSPGNPNAQNALGYTLLTLPAPQIEEAFPLISAAFEQLPEEPAINDSLGWAYFLKGDPEAALPYLQYAFKEHPEAEVAAHLGEVLWTLGRKDEARETFKQGRAAGGNTHVLNDTLRRLGISDKPAAETGKSKPAPAKKKKAV
- a CDS encoding DNA internalization-related competence protein ComEC/Rec2, whose product is MPFYLLPAFATGVLLSFALPFVPPPAAWAAAFCCAAAALLRWKRAGLLLLLLLVGAAYGVWRTELALAQRWPSEKQGETLAAAVRVTGLAQDDGRRVRFSAEAVADDGRSYRVQLADYRRRDWPAGSVWRLNLRMRAPVGENNARGFGREAWALANGIDALATAGADRQALGFADGLSDGLLRLRAAVSASWRRMPQETADGAALMRALAVGEQDALRGEWWQAFRPLGLNHLVSVSGLHVSMVALLAAWLAKRLLLVLPVAPRRPKVWLLAAGVAAALFYTALAGFAVPTLRSLLMVAAVAAAWAAGGAASAWRGWWFALALVLLLDPSAALAVGSWLSFGLVASLLWADSWRTGRRSWPLAALRGQWAATLASSVATGWLFAALPLASPLANAPMIPWFSWVLVPLALAASLLPFYPLQYAASWLGEQTLQTLAWLADYAPEWGVAAAPWPLSALAAAAACVWLLPRGAGLRPWAALVLAGFVFYRPAPPEQGRLKTVVIDVGQGLSVYFQTASHVLLFDTGTEGAAQMQTLPVLRALGVRRPDVLLLSHHDADHDGGAPLLTAALRPRAVLAGQPEFYPQAQSCREETAWEWDGVRFELLDTGAGGAGDNGQSCVLRVLAGETAVLVTGDLDTRGEAELVRRYGDALRSQVLVLGHHGSKGSSSGAFVNAVSPDYAVASAGFGNPYGHPAREVQTRLSAHGAHLLRTDRQGAWLFDSGGQTLSARQWQPKRFYWQQKPFAD